From Fusobacterium varium:
TCTATATTTCTCAATAGATTTTTTCCAAACAAATGTATATTTATTAGCATATGCTTCAATTTTAGTGCCATCAATATATATTGTTTCAGTGGAAATATTTTCCATTTCAAAAATTTTTTCAACGAATTGTTCAAATAGATCTGGAAGAATATCTTCAGTTTTTACTAAGAATCTAGAAATAGTAGAGTGATCAGGAATTTTAGAATCTTGTAAAAGAAACCTAAATTTAATATTTTCATGGCAAGCCATTTCTATATCTCTAGTAGAAGTTAAATTGCGCGAATAGGCATAAACAATGATAGAAAACATTCTGATAGGATGTACCTTTGTTTTGTAAGAAAATACTTGCATTAAACTACTAAAATCTAATCCCTCCAATATTGAGCTAAGTTTTCTTACAGGATCATTATCAGAAATTTCATATTGTAAAAAGTTAAAAAGTTTAGGTTGATTTAATTGAAAAAAAATGTTATTATTAATTGGTTTTTGCATAGGTATATTATATTAGAAATTTGAAAAAATTTTTAGTATTTTATACCTTTTTTTATTTTAAAAGAAAAAGCTGACAGGAAGAAAACTTCAAGTCAGCTTTTTGGGTAATTGGGCTATTTTGAATTTGCAACAGCCTCCTCTTTTCTTTCCCCATTTTATATTACTTCTTTAAATAAATCTCTCACTTCCAGCAGACTTTCACACTTCCTATATGGCAGTCTATTTTCCTCTTTAGTAAGCTGTACAGTATCTTCTACCACTATACATTTTATTCCTCCTGAAGCAGCTGCTTTCAATCCTAACACAGAATCCTCAAGAACAACTGCATTTTCTGGAACAACATCAAATTTTTTACAAGCTGCCAAAAATGTCTCTGGATTTGGTTTCCCATTCTTCACTTCGTCCCCAAAAACAAATCCATCAAAATATTTATATATACCTGTATCCTGTAATTCCCTTGTTGCCAGCTCTTTTCCTGTAGAGGTTGCCACTGTTATTTTTATTTCTTTTTCTTTTAAAAAAGTCAATAATTCTAATACTCCCTTTTTTAACCTTATCCCTTCTTTTTCAACAACTCTTACTTGTATTCTATTCTTTTCTTCAATAAGTTTTTTACATTTTTCTTCATCTAAAAAACTCATCAAAACATTAACTGTATTTTTAAAATTACCACCTTTTATTCTCCTCAAAATATTATAGGTGATATCTATTTCCATATTTTTTCCTGCTTCTATCCAGGCAATATTAGAAAGTCTTTCTGTGTCTAAAAGCAGTCCATCCATATCAAAGATTATCAGCTTTATCTCTTTCATATTAATCAAGAAGTTCCTTAACCATTTGATATACTGCTTTTACATCTTCAATTTTTGTATTTCCGCTCTCTTTATCTATCACTGCTCCATAGATATGAGGCATAACTCTTTCTACTCCTGCATCCAAACATATTTTAGTAATTTCTTTGAAGTTACTTAAATCTACTCCACCTGATGGCTCCATCATTGGCACTCCATGTCTTACACATGCTTCTGCTACTGCTTTTAACTCATCTTTTGATTTTAGACCTCCCATCGGAAAATATTTTATTCCCTGAGCTCTCATATCTAATACCATTGCCATTGCTGTATCCACATCTATTATTGCTGGTTCCTCTTTTGAACTTAACTCCCCAGTTGAAATTTTTACTTTTCCTACTATTCCTGTTGGGCTCATCAATACATTTACTGCTGTATTCTCTGCTTTCATTGCTTTTAATGCTCCAGCTGCATATGCTGCCCCTGTAAATACTTGATTTACATGTCCTGGATCAGTTGCTGCTGCTATTAAGGCTGCTTTCTGAAATTGAGCTGGATCCCCTGCTCCAAGTCCTACCGATACAACTGGTACATCTTTCATGTAATCTTTTACATATTCAATTCCCTCTTCTACTGTATCAAATTGTTTCGATAATACTCCAATAGCTGTATATCCATCTATAGCATTAAATACATCTGCTCCATTTTTTTTATCTTTAGCTAAAAAATTTACTGCTACTCTATCTTTATAAAATTTGATTTTTGTCTGCATTTGTTCCTCCTGATTATTTTAAAATCTCTTTTATCCTTTTTCCTATAAACTTGATATCATTTTCTGTAAGAGCTCTCATATCAACATTTACTATTCCAAGATTAGCATAATGTTTTCTCACATGAATTTCTGCATCTCCCTCTCTCAAATGTTTCATAAAATCTTTTCCTGACATATCAGTAAGTTTTTCATTTAATTTTATCTGTACTCTGTATATCTCTCTTCCAGCTTCATCTTGTACTATAGATGTTTCTACTTTTGGCTCATCTTTTAATTCTTCCATTAAAAGTCCTGCCAATCTCATCTGCTCATCTACAACTGCTTTTTCATCTCTTTTTGAATATTCTTCTACAGCTTTTACCAGACCCATCATACATACTTTTCCTATTTTCATGGCTCTTCCAATACCTTTATACTGCATTTTTATTGCATCTATATATTGTTTTTTTCCAGTAACAAATCCAGAAGCTGGTCCACATAATGCCTTTGCTCCAGAATAAATTACCAGATCTCCACCTAATTTAAGATATCTATGTATATCCTCTTCAGCTGCTGCGTCTATTATCAAAGGAAGGGAATGTTTTTTAGCTATCTCTGACATCTCTTCTATAGAAAGCATTCCTTTTTGTACTGCATGGTGTGATTTTACATATAGAAGAGCTATTGTATTTTCATCTATTGCCTCTTCCACATGTTCAGGCTTTACTTCATTGCTGCTCCCTGCTTCTACTGGTATTCCTCCACCTAATCTTATCATTGTAGTGATTGGAGCTCCATAGTTTACAGCATGTCCTTTTTGAAGAACTACTTTATTTTTCAATCCAGTTGTATCTGGAAGTCTTTCTATAAGAGTAAGGCTTTTTCCAGTTATCAATCCTGCTACTGAAAGAGCAATAGCTGCTGAAGCACTAGATGTAACACAAGTATCTTCTCCTCCTGTAACTTCAGATATCATCTCTCCCACTCTGTCAATAAGGTCATCTATGACTACAAAGTTTTGTCCTGCTTCCTTCATTGTTTCAGCTACAGTATCACTTATTTTCGATACCCCCAAAGCTGTCATCTTTCCACTTCCATTGATAACTCTTTTCAATCCTATTTTTTCATATATATTCATAACTATTTCATCTCCATGTCATTTAGAAAAGTAAAGCTAATCCTCCAATAAGCATAGCTCCTATTATTGCTCCTCCTGCTATGTGTCTGTCAAATTTATAAAAAAGAGCTGCTCCTAAAAATGACCCTACTCCTGCGGGAATATTATATTGAATAGCAGATAATATGATAAGAGGACCAAGGAATCTTCCAGTAGCATTTCCAGCTCCCATCATTATTCCTGTACCACCAGCTGACATTCCATCAGGAACAGCCTTTCTAATAGCAATAATAATAATTCCTATAATTAACCCTATTACTAATCCTACTAATAAAGCTAAAGGAAAACTTTTTACAGGGCTTTCTATTCCAGAAGCTAATAACATAGCAGGTATCCCGATTCCTACTCCAGTCATTAGAGATCCTCCAATATCTAGCAATCCTACCAATGGTCCTTCCAATACTCTAGCAATAAGGAATCCAGCTGCATATCCTGCTGCTGCTGCATAATCCCCACTAGTTATTCCTTGTTCCAAAAGTTTTACAGTAAATATTTCATTAAAAGCTCCTACCCCATGAACAACAAACATATGAGTTCCTGCAAATATTGCTGCACATGCCATTCCTACTAATATTGGAAATGACATATCTGCTAGTAAAAAATTACTTTTTTTATTTTCCATAATTATCCCTCCAGTTTATATAACCAATCCAAGTTTTGCAAAGAATCCTCTAAAGTAAGCAATTACTACAAATAGAACTATTACTATAACTCCCATTATTTTTACAGATTTATTATATCCATTTTCATCAATAGTTTGTCCTATAAGAATACCTAAAACTATTCCTGGAACAGCATTTCCCATAATCATATGAGCCATTCCACCTAGAACTGTTGCCCATACTCCTGTTATCTTCCCTGCATCTAAAGCTGCAAGCCAGAATACTATTGGCATTACTGGATTAATCATTAAAGCTGCTGCAGGAGATAATATTTCTTTAGCTATTTGAGATAACGCTGTTGGTATAAGAGATGCAACAGTATTTAAAAAAGTTACTACTATAGCTCCTATAAATCCTCCCATTATTCCCATCTTTAATGGATCATGCATTGTTTCTTCCACATTTTTATTTTTTATCAGCAGACTTGCTGCTGCAAAGTTAGGAACTATTCTATGGAAAACATCTTGAGTAAGTGCCCCTGCTGCCATTACTGCTGCAGCTGCATTAAATAAGAAACCTAAACCAAATGAAAAATGTGCCATTGGATCTCCCTGACACGCGTTAAGTTCTCCTAGTGTACGAAACGCTCCCATTGATTGTGAATTAGGAGTGTGAAACATTCTAGCTGCCCCTGCTGCTACTGCTGCTCCCCCTATAAATCCAATAATTAATGACTTTATAACTATAACTATCATATTTTCCTCCCTCTTAGAGTTTTATATACTTGATTTCATACTCAATTTCCATTTCAATAAAATAAGTAGTTTTTTCTCTTGGCATAAAAAGTTCAAGAAATCTTTCTGTTTTCTTTTCTTCTTTTATATTAATTAAATATGTTTCTAAAGGTTCTAATTTTACTATGACTCCATCTGTTTCGTTCTGAACTTTCTTTCTGAATAGGGCAAAGACTTTCCCCAAAGCTTCCTCCTTTGTTTTTCCAGTTCCTTCTATACTCAAAGTTTTTACTTCTTTCTGTAACTTTGCCTCTTTCATAATTTTATGCCTCCTATTTTATCCTATAAGCCATTTACTCTTTTATATTCTTCTACTAATCTTCTTCCTAATTCTTCTGTATCTAAAAATCCAAATCCTACCACTTGGTATCCTTGTTTAATAGCTGTAACTCCAGCATCAACTGATCTTAAATGTGAAGTTGCTTTATACCCATATTTTGTTTGTGCCATTATTGCTCCAGCTCCTCCACTTCCACAAAAAGAAATTCCAAATGTTGCATTATTTTCTTTCATTACATCTCCAAGCTTCATGTCTGCCGCCATACCAGGTACAACTATTGCCTTTCCTCCAGCTGCTTCTACTCCCTTTGCTACATTTTGACCTTTCCCAAGTCTGTGTGCTATTACTACTACGATTTCTTTTTCCATCTTTTTTACCTCCTAAAGTATATTATATCATCAATTAATTTTCTTGCTGCATTTCCATAGCTAACTGTAATTGAATAGCTGCAAGAACTATTTCCATTCTGTTTAAATCTCTCTTATATTTTTCTGCCAAAGGCATAATTATTTTTTCTGAAACCTCTATTGCTTCTCTTTCCACTTCATCCTCTGGACAGTCATCTCCACAATCTAATCCAATATCTTCTTTTAATCTCTTTGCCAAACTTACCATATGTGCATAAAATACAAGTTTAAAATCTGGAAGAAATTCTATTTTTTCTTCTGCCAATATCTTAGTTGTATGGTCAGCATCAGGAAGATACATTTCAAATTCCTCATCTGTCATTTTTAATCTTGTTTGAACATCTTTCAATAAATCTTTCACTAAATATCCTCCTTTTTAATTAATTCATCTTTTATAAATACATACTTTGTCTTTATATATTTTTCTGCTGTTATTACTTTATTTACACTGTCTTTTAATTCTAACTTCCCATTTTCCACTATATCAAATATAGTAAGATCTCCCATATAACCCTCTTTAAGTTCTCCAAGTCCTTTTAATTTAAAAGCTCTTGCTGGTTCATATGTAACTTTTTCTACACATTTTTCCACTGACCATCCAAGATATATCATTTTATTTATTGTATTCTCTAGGCTTCCCACTGGTGTAATTATATTTTTAGAATAAATATCAGTACTTATTGTGTTTGCTTCAAACCCTTCTTTTATTCCCACTTCTGCTGTATCCAGAGAGAAGCTTTCTGAACCATGTCCTATATCAAAAAGAACTCCACGTTTTATTGCTTCTCTAACTTCAGGAATAACTTTCCCTTCTCTTACCAATCCATTTACTTTATTATTGTAACAGTGAGTAGCTATATCTCCTTTTCCTAATAATTCTAACACTTCTTCTATTTTGGGAGGAGCATTACCTATATGTACAACTAGTGGAACTTCTAATTCAGAAGCTATTTTCTTTCCTTCTGCTATTGGTTTTATTCCATTTTCTTTTACTACTGATGCACTGGCTCTAGCTTTTAATCCTACTATTATTTCTAGATATTTATTTAATGCTTCTTTTATTTTTTCTTTATCTATATTTTTCATATCACTAAGTTCACTTTTTATTTTCAATCCCATAGATGAAATATTTAATAATGAATATACTCTTGTTTTAGACTTTTTTATTATATTTTCAACAAAGTCTTCTATTGTTTCTTCACCAGCTGTTCCTGCATCAACTACTGTTGTAACTCCTTTTTTTACTCCTATTTCATCTGGAAATACTCCATTTGTATCCTCAGAAGGATAGCAATGTACATGTATATCAATAAATCCTGGTGCTATTATGCTATCTTTTACATCTATTACTTCACTGCCCTCTTCATTGATATTTTCCCCAATCCTTTTTATTATTCCATCTTCTATTAATATATCTACTCTTGTCATATGAAAATTATTCTTACCATCTAAAAGTCTTCCATTTTTTATAAGAGTTTTCATTTTCAATTTTACCTCCTGTTTTTGTATCATTTTAAAACAATAATTCTTTTTACCAACCTCATCATCTTGATATCAGTTATACATTTTTTATTTTACTTTGTCAAATTTTCAATTTTCGTCGTTATTTTTCATATAACACTATATTTGTCTAAGTAATTTCTTAAACTATATGTTTATTTTATTGAATTTTTATGCTATTATTTCTTTATAGACGATTTTTAATTTTAAATTTTATCGTTTATAAAATAGAAAAAATATAAAATATCGTATAAAATAATTTTGAAAAGGGGGAATTTTTTTGAAGAAAAGTTTTAACGATTACATCAGTTTAAGTGAAAAAGAGATAGATATCAAATTTAATAAAGTTTTTTCAAAAAAAGAAAAAATTCTCTTTGATTTTCTGTTAAAAGATAAAGAAGATATCTTAAATAATAATATTCTAGTTCCAATATTAAAAATAAAAAAACTTTTACTCTTGGGAGAATTAGAAAATATTCTTAAAATATTTCAAAAGCTCACTGAAAAAATAATTATCTATACAGTTTTTAAGCTGGAATTAATTGAAAAAAAGGGAGCTTTCTCTATTATTTCTTCTTACCACATAGAAAAAAATAATATTAAAGTAATCTTTACTGAAGAATTTAGATCTATTTTTCAAAAAAATTCTTATTTTCAAAAAAATGATTTTGATATATTACTTTTTTTTCAAAATGATTATGCTATTGCTCTATATAATTTTCTTAAATTTAATATATCTATGAATAAATCCATTGAGATTTCTATATATAAATTGAAAAGTTTATTGGGATTGGAAGAATCATATGATAGATTTTTTGATTTTGAAAAAATGATACTTAGACCAGCATTTCAAGAAATATCAAAAGTAACTAAAAAAAATATTGAGTATACAAAAATTAAGAATAGAGATTCTTCTAACTCTAAAATTATAGGATTACTTCTTGAAATAAAAGATATAAATGAACAAGAGAAAGTAACTCTTACTAATAATATTATAGAAAAAATAGAAACAGTAATTTCAGCCACAGATATAAAAAAAGACCTTTGGGCAAAAATCTTCAAATCTCTGGATGATAAAAGTTATGATTATATAATAAAAAATGTAAATTACAGTATAGCCCATTATCCTAAAAATGGTTTTAAACTTTTCTTTGAAGAGGCTCTTGATCTAAATTATGCTGAAAATAGATTTAAAAATAAAATTACTAAATTTTCTGAAACATTTAAATGTATTGAGAATATTGAAAAAAAGTATACTTCTCTCGCTCAACTTCATTCTGATTTATTTAAAATACTGGCAAATTTAAAATTCAATTATCTTACTTTAAATCCTCAATTTTTAAAATCTCTCCAGTCTTTAAAAGTGAGAAAAGAATTGGAATATTTTGATAATGATTTTATAATATTTGCTGAGTATAATGATAATGAAATAAGCTATATCTCTTTGTTTGAAAATTAAATATAAAAATAAAAGAGGCTGTTGCAAATTCTAAATAACCCAATTACCAAAAAAGCTGACTTGAAGTTTTCCTTCATGACAGCTTTTTCTTTTTAAATAAAATGAAAGAGGCTACACAAATTAGTTTATAAATCACTAATTTGCAATAGCCCCTTAATTATTTAAAAATTTACATAATATCCATATTCTTTAAAAAGATCAACTACCTGTCCTACATTTTCACTTTTTACAAGAACATGGAAATCTTCTCCTTTTAATAAAAGAGATTTAAATCTTTCATCTCTTGTTATTGTACTGATAAGTTCTCTATCATTTTTAAGCTTTAATACAACAAATTGATGTTCTGCCCTTATAGCACTGCTTTTTTCTACCAAATCGTCAAAAAATCCCTGCCATAACTCATTAAGATTATCAGATATTTTGGCTTTAAATTCAGTTATTCTCTCTTCAAGTTCCTGATATCCATTCAGCCCTCTAAGAAAATTTTCTTTTGTAAATTTATACTTGTTAATAGCTATTTTTTGAGATACTCTCTCTAAAAACATAGTTTTTACTGGAACATCTCCTATTATTGTAGCTATAAGCCTATCTTCATCCAGAATTACTTCACCTTCATCTTTTGTACATGCAAAATCAAAATCATCTATTCTTCCCAAACAATATTTTCCTAAAGCTGTTATTTTTATATATTTAAGTCCGTCATATTTACTCAAATAACCATTTTTAAGATACAAGCAATTATTAATAGATGGATAATCATAATACAATTCTAATACTCCCATAGTTCCAAGAATAAATAATACTGATTTTATAAATGGAATAACAACATATGCAAGATATCTTTCATAATTTAATATTTTTGTTCTTTCATAGTTGGCCTCATTTATATAAATATAGTCATATGCATCTTTTATATCTATTATTTCTATAAATTCATCTCTATATAATATAGCTTTTATTATATTATCTACACTTACAATTTTATCATTAGGCACTTCATCAATTATTTTTTTGATAGTAATAAGTCCTCTTTTTATTTCTTCCTTAGATTTCCATATATTTTTTACACCCTTTAGATAATTTAAATATAAAGAAGTATAATGATAGTTTTCTTCTTGTATCAATTCTCCCTCAAGGAAATCCTTCACTATTTTTTTTATATTAGAAACCCTAAAATAATCTTCATTCATATACTTTTCTTTTACTAAAAAGAAAAATAATGCTATGGTTTCAGTTTTTAAAAAATCCAAGTCCTTTGAATTTTCATAATATTCATTAATATTACAATATTTTTTCATATTAACTTTTGATTCTTTTAATATTTTTCCACTATTAGATAAAATTATCCCACCCTGTTTATAAAAGTCAAAATAAATTTTCAGATTTTCTGCCAATTCCTTTTCATTATTATTTACAAGGCATTCTTCTATTTTAGTTAGAGGAATTATATCATATTCAGGAGGTTTTATCATAAATTGTCTTATAACTCTTATCAAGTCATAATCCATATATAAATATTCACCTCTTTTATTATCTTTATCTGCTTTAAAAAATAAATACTCTTCTTTTAAATCTTTGTTTAAATCATAATTATTTTCCAATTTCAGATATTTTTCTCTATCTTTAGATGGAATGAAAAATTTCTCATTCCACATTATTTCCTCAAAAACTTTTTTCACATCAGTATCTAATGTTTCAAACACAGAACAAAATATTTCCTCTTTTAGATATATCTGCTCTATTAAATCCATAAAAGTTTGTTTGTTGCTATTTTCACAAATTAAAGATATTTCAAAAAGTCCTAAATTACTTCCTATATATCCTTCGGCTATCCAGTCCAGAAAATATCTGTTATATAATCTAAACAAAATATCTTTAGGGTAGAACTCATTTAGTGCTTCTCTAAATCTGTCTTTACTTATTCCCATTTTATTTTCTCCCTGTAATCTATTCTCCAAGTATAAATTCAATATCTTTTTCTGTAAGAACTTTCATAGATGAGCTGTCTTCAGATATTAAATTATCTAATAACTTGCTTTTTGTATCTTGCAGCTGTAATATTTTTTCCTCTATTGTATCCTTTAATATTAACTTATATGAAAACACTGTTCTGTCCTGTCCTAATCTATAAGCTCTGTCTATTGCCTGATTTTCTACTGTTTTATTCCACCATGGATCATATATAAATATTGTGTCAGCAGCAGTAAGATTTAAACCTACTCCTCCTGTTTTTAATGTCATAATGAAAACTTTATATTTACTGTCTTTTTGAAATCTATCAACTAAAGACTGCCTATCCTTTGTGCTCCCAGTCATTGAAAGATAATTTATTCCATATTTCTTTAAATCTTCACATATGTTCTCTATAGAATTTATATAATTTGTAAATACAAGTACCTTATGTCCATTCTCCACAGCTTCTACTATATTATTTACCAAAACTTCTCTTTTACTTGAAGTAACTCCATTACTTTTAGCTTCGGGACAGCTTGTTATTTGTCTGAGTTCATTAAGAGCTTGAAGAATAAAAAATTGTGTTTTCCCTATTCCATTTTCTTTTATCTGGTTATTTACCATTTTGTAATAGTAACTTCTTCTTTCCTCATAAAGCTTTTTCTGCTCTGTATTCATTTCTATAAACATAGTTTTTTCTATTTTATCTGGTAAATCTTTAAGTACCTCTTTTTTCACCCTTCTTAATATAAAAGGATAAATTTTCTTTTTTAATTCCTCAATTGCTTCCTGATCATTTTCTTTTTGTATAGGTATAGCATAATAATTATTAAACTCCTCTGCAGTTCCAAACATTGCTGGATTTAAAAATCTAAATAGAGAATACAACTCTCCTAGATTATTTTCAATAGGAGTTCCACTTAATGCTATTCTATTTTTCGAATTAAGAAGCATTATTGCTTTTGTTGTCTGTGCATTTATATTCTTTATATTTTGAGATTCGTCAAGAATTATTGTATCAAATTTCATTTCTTTTAAAGTTTCAATATCATTTCTTATTGTGCCATATGTAGTAAGTATTACACAATTTTTTTTAATTATGTCTATACTTCTAAAGTTGCCATAATAAATTCCTACTTTTAATTTAGGACTGAATCTTTTTATTTCCCCTTCCCAGTTATATATCAAACTTTTAGGCATTATAACAAGACTTTTTTTACCTCTTTCTTCATGAAGTCTTGTCAATACTGCTATTGCTTGGAGCGTTTTTCCAAG
This genomic window contains:
- a CDS encoding hydrolase codes for the protein MKEIKLIIFDMDGLLLDTERLSNIAWIEAGKNMEIDITYNILRRIKGGNFKNTVNVLMSFLDEEKCKKLIEEKNRIQVRVVEKEGIRLKKGVLELLTFLKEKEIKITVATSTGKELATRELQDTGIYKYFDGFVFGDEVKNGKPNPETFLAACKKFDVVPENAVVLEDSVLGLKAAASGGIKCIVVEDTVQLTKEENRLPYRKCESLLEVRDLFKEVI
- a CDS encoding L-seryl-tRNA(Sec) selenium transferase, producing MNIYEKIGLKRVINGSGKMTALGVSKISDTVAETMKEAGQNFVVIDDLIDRVGEMISEVTGGEDTCVTSSASAAIALSVAGLITGKSLTLIERLPDTTGLKNKVVLQKGHAVNYGAPITTMIRLGGGIPVEAGSSNEVKPEHVEEAIDENTIALLYVKSHHAVQKGMLSIEEMSEIAKKHSLPLIIDAAAEEDIHRYLKLGGDLVIYSGAKALCGPASGFVTGKKQYIDAIKMQYKGIGRAMKIGKVCMMGLVKAVEEYSKRDEKAVVDEQMRLAGLLMEELKDEPKVETSIVQDEAGREIYRVQIKLNEKLTDMSGKDFMKHLREGDAEIHVRKHYANLGIVNVDMRALTENDIKFIGKRIKEILK
- a CDS encoding putative amidohydrolase is translated as MKTLIKNGRLLDGKNNFHMTRVDILIEDGIIKRIGENINEEGSEVIDVKDSIIAPGFIDIHVHCYPSEDTNGVFPDEIGVKKGVTTVVDAGTAGEETIEDFVENIIKKSKTRVYSLLNISSMGLKIKSELSDMKNIDKEKIKEALNKYLEIIVGLKARASASVVKENGIKPIAEGKKIASELEVPLVVHIGNAPPKIEEVLELLGKGDIATHCYNNKVNGLVREGKVIPEVREAIKRGVLFDIGHGSESFSLDTAEVGIKEGFEANTISTDIYSKNIITPVGSLENTINKMIYLGWSVEKCVEKVTYEPARAFKLKGLGELKEGYMGDLTIFDIVENGKLELKDSVNKVITAEKYIKTKYVFIKDELIKKEDI